In Thauera sedimentorum, a single genomic region encodes these proteins:
- the nifU gene encoding Fe-S cluster assembly protein NifU, with translation MWDYSETVKEHFYNPRNAGPLPEANAIGEVGSISCGDALRLMLKVEPESEKIVDASFQTFGCGSAIASSSALTEMIKGKTLDEALAVSNQDIADFLGGLPPEKMHCSVMGREALQSAVANFRGEEWKDDHEEGELICKCFAIDSVMIEETIRANNLCSVEQVTNYTKAGGGCSSCHEGIEEILARVLAERGETFSPAPPPEKKKPGKLSTLERIRRIEQVIEKARPNLQRDHGDIELVDVDGKTIYVAMKGACSGCQMEALTLGGVQQQMIEALGEIVKLVPVKLKTPPPLVNPS, from the coding sequence ATGTGGGACTACTCCGAAACCGTCAAGGAACACTTCTACAACCCGCGCAACGCCGGCCCGCTGCCGGAAGCCAATGCGATTGGCGAGGTGGGTTCGATTTCCTGTGGTGACGCGCTGCGCCTGATGCTGAAGGTTGAGCCCGAGTCCGAGAAGATCGTGGACGCGAGCTTCCAGACCTTTGGCTGCGGTTCGGCGATTGCGTCGAGCTCGGCGCTGACCGAGATGATCAAGGGCAAGACACTGGACGAGGCGCTGGCGGTGAGCAACCAGGACATCGCGGACTTCCTCGGCGGCCTGCCGCCCGAGAAGATGCACTGCTCGGTAATGGGCCGCGAAGCCCTGCAGAGCGCGGTGGCCAACTTCCGCGGCGAAGAGTGGAAGGACGATCACGAGGAAGGCGAGCTGATCTGCAAGTGCTTCGCCATCGACTCGGTGATGATCGAAGAGACCATCCGCGCCAACAACCTGTGCAGCGTGGAGCAGGTGACCAACTACACCAAGGCGGGCGGCGGCTGTTCCTCCTGTCACGAGGGCATCGAGGAGATCCTTGCCCGCGTGCTCGCCGAGCGTGGCGAGACCTTCTCGCCCGCGCCGCCGCCGGAAAAGAAGAAGCCCGGCAAGCTGTCCACGCTGGAGCGCATCCGCAGGATCGAACAGGTGATCGAGAAGGCGCGCCCCAACCTGCAGCGCGACCACGGCGACATCGAGCTGGTGGATGTGGACGGCAAGACCATCTACGTGGCCATGAAGGGCGCCTGCTCCGGCTGCCAGATGGAAGCACTCACCCTGGGCGGTGTCCAGCAGCAGATGATCGAAGCGCTGGGCGAGATCGTGAAGCTGGTGCCGGTGAAGCTGAAGACCCCGCCGCCGCTGGTGAACCCGAGCTGA
- the nifS gene encoding cysteine desulfurase NifS codes for MSTPNSLLKPIYLDNNATTRCSPEAVAAILPFFTEQFGNPSSMHSFGAKVGHAVKAARASLQKLLGAEYDSEIIYTSGGSEADNTAILSALKANPEKKEIITTTVEHHAVLHLCDQLEKEGYKVHKLKVDGRGRLDLAEYQALLSDKVAVVSVMWANNETGTFFPVEKMAEMAKAAGVLFHTDAVQAVGKIPLDLKNSAIDMLSLSGHKLHGPKGIGALYLRRGVRFRPLLRGGGQERGRRAGTENVPAIVGLGVAAEQALEHMKEENTRVRDLRDRLQNAILSAVPCCFATGDVDNRLPNTLNIAFEYVEGEAILMLLSKQGIAASSGSACTSGSLEPSHVMRAMGIPYTAAHGTIRFSLSRENTVEEIDRVAAAVPGIIAQLRKLSPYWNGDGPVTDPDKAFAPTYA; via the coding sequence ATGAGCACCCCGAATTCCCTGCTGAAGCCGATCTACCTGGACAACAACGCCACCACCCGCTGCTCGCCCGAAGCGGTGGCGGCGATACTGCCCTTCTTCACCGAGCAGTTCGGCAATCCGTCGTCCATGCACAGCTTCGGCGCCAAGGTGGGCCACGCGGTGAAGGCCGCGCGCGCTTCGCTGCAGAAGCTGCTGGGCGCGGAGTACGACTCCGAGATCATCTACACCTCCGGCGGCTCCGAGGCGGACAACACCGCCATCCTCTCGGCGCTCAAGGCCAACCCGGAAAAGAAGGAGATCATCACCACCACGGTGGAGCACCACGCGGTGCTGCACCTGTGCGACCAGTTGGAGAAGGAAGGCTACAAGGTCCACAAGCTCAAGGTGGACGGCCGCGGCCGGCTGGACCTGGCCGAATACCAGGCGCTGCTCTCCGACAAGGTGGCGGTGGTCTCGGTGATGTGGGCCAACAACGAGACCGGCACCTTCTTCCCGGTAGAGAAGATGGCCGAGATGGCGAAGGCCGCCGGCGTACTCTTCCACACCGACGCGGTGCAGGCGGTGGGCAAGATCCCGCTGGACCTGAAGAACTCCGCCATCGACATGCTCTCGCTGTCCGGCCACAAGCTGCACGGCCCCAAGGGCATCGGCGCGCTCTACCTGCGCCGCGGCGTGCGCTTCCGCCCGCTGCTGCGCGGCGGCGGCCAGGAACGCGGCCGGCGTGCGGGCACCGAGAACGTGCCGGCCATCGTCGGCCTGGGCGTGGCCGCCGAGCAGGCGCTGGAGCACATGAAGGAAGAGAACACCCGGGTGCGCGACCTGCGCGACCGCCTGCAGAACGCCATCCTCTCCGCGGTGCCCTGTTGCTTCGCCACCGGCGACGTGGACAACCGCCTGCCCAACACGCTCAACATCGCCTTCGAGTACGTGGAAGGCGAGGCCATCCTGATGCTGCTCTCCAAGCAGGGCATCGCCGCCTCCAGCGGCTCGGCCTGCACCTCGGGCTCGCTGGAACCCTCGCACGTGATGCGCGCGATGGGCATTCCCTACACCGCCGCGCACGGCACCATCCGCTTCTCGCTGTCGCGCGAGAACACGGTGGAAGAGATCGACCGGGTGGCTGCCGCGGTGCCCGGCATCATCGCCCAGCTGCGCAAGCTCTCGCCCTACTGGAACGGCGACGGCCCGGTGACCGACCCGGACAAGGCCTTCGCCCCGACCTACGCCTGA
- the cysE gene encoding serine O-acetyltransferase codes for MNSDALTMTADAATPGLLRLLREDVRCVFGRDPAARTAWEVLTTYPGVHAIMAYRVAHAMWRRGWRYPARLVSFMARVVSNVDIHPGARIGRRFFIDHGAGVVIGETAEVGNDVTLYHGVTLGGTTWNPGKRHPTLGDNVVVGAGAKILGAITIGARVRVGANSVVVKNVPADRTVVGIPARVVRRDAPILTATDELNLDHHLLPDPVGHTLNCLLDRIKTLESELGELRRAAPATRAAIPIVSATPDCQANTEAACPECACQPETSEAR; via the coding sequence ATGAACAGCGATGCCCTGACCATGACTGCCGATGCTGCCACCCCCGGCCTGCTGCGCCTGCTGCGTGAAGACGTGCGCTGCGTGTTCGGCCGCGACCCCGCGGCGCGCACCGCCTGGGAGGTGCTCACCACCTACCCCGGCGTGCACGCCATCATGGCCTACCGCGTAGCGCACGCCATGTGGCGCCGCGGCTGGCGCTACCCGGCACGGCTGGTGAGCTTCATGGCGCGCGTGGTGAGCAACGTGGACATCCACCCGGGCGCGCGCATCGGCCGGCGCTTCTTCATCGACCACGGCGCCGGGGTGGTGATCGGCGAGACGGCGGAAGTCGGCAACGACGTCACCCTGTACCACGGCGTGACCCTGGGCGGCACTACCTGGAACCCCGGCAAGCGCCACCCCACGCTGGGCGACAACGTGGTGGTTGGCGCCGGCGCCAAGATCCTGGGCGCGATCACCATCGGCGCGCGGGTTCGGGTGGGCGCCAATTCGGTGGTGGTCAAGAACGTGCCCGCCGACCGCACCGTGGTGGGCATTCCGGCCCGCGTGGTGCGCCGCGACGCACCCATCCTCACCGCCACCGACGAGCTCAACCTGGACCACCACCTGCTGCCCGACCCGGTGGGCCACACGCTCAACTGCCTGCTCGACCGCATCAAGACGCTGGAAAGCGAACTGGGCGAACTGCGCCGCGCGGCCCCGGCCACGCGCGCGGCCATCCCCATCGTTTCCGCCACGCCCGACTGCCAGGCCAACACCGAGGCCGCCTGCCCCGAGTGCGCCTGCCAGCCCGAGACCAGCGAGGCACGCTGA
- the nifW gene encoding nitrogenase-stabilizing/protective protein NifW: MDELTLDEAMEELSSAEDFLDFFGVEYDPAVVHVNRLHILQRYHDYLAHNPAPEGDEAAARAHYRSFLEMAYRDFTTSDAVTEKVFAVFRKASGTAFVPLEAIGR; the protein is encoded by the coding sequence ATGGATGAGCTGACCCTGGACGAAGCGATGGAAGAACTCTCCTCCGCCGAGGATTTCCTCGACTTCTTCGGCGTGGAGTACGACCCGGCGGTGGTGCACGTGAACCGCCTGCACATCCTGCAGCGCTACCACGACTACCTGGCCCACAACCCCGCGCCGGAAGGCGACGAGGCGGCCGCCCGCGCGCACTACCGCAGCTTCCTGGAAATGGCCTACCGCGACTTCACCACCTCGGACGCGGTCACCGAGAAGGTCTTCGCGGTGTTCCGCAAGGCCAGCGGCACGGCTTTCGTACCGCTGGAGGCGATCGGGCGTTGA
- a CDS encoding nitrogen fixation protein NifZ: protein MLHKYDYGDAVRVTRNVRNDGTFPGQEIGELLMRRGSVGTVIEIGTFLQDQIIYTVHFLEADRIVGCREEELIGADEPWNPSRFESREKVRAERDFAIAGEVVAPRGMVGEVLKVMRDMPGGVHYHVIFGDRVLCIPEASLSALYPSEAEEVNA from the coding sequence ATGCTGCACAAATACGACTACGGCGACGCCGTGCGCGTCACCCGCAACGTCCGCAACGACGGCACCTTTCCCGGCCAGGAGATCGGCGAGCTGCTGATGCGCCGCGGCAGCGTGGGCACGGTGATCGAGATCGGCACCTTTCTGCAGGACCAGATCATCTACACCGTGCATTTCCTCGAGGCCGACCGCATCGTCGGCTGCCGCGAGGAAGAGCTGATCGGTGCCGACGAACCGTGGAACCCGAGCCGCTTCGAGTCGCGCGAGAAAGTGCGCGCCGAGCGCGACTTCGCCATAGCCGGCGAAGTGGTGGCGCCGCGCGGCATGGTGGGCGAAGTGCTCAAGGTGATGCGCGACATGCCCGGCGGCGTGCATTACCACGTGATCTTCGGCGACCGCGTGCTGTGCATTCCGGAAGCCTCGCTGTCCGCGCTGTACCCGTCCGAAGCCGAGGAGGTGAACGCATGA
- the nifM gene encoding nitrogen fixation protein NifM: MNTMAYYELQAAHSLFGKAAGALDERESRKVRAVAERYAEIEAAVLGSEEARGVCLQPEAVADAEAEIRERYDDDTAFDAALDDAGLNRQRLHAALQRSLLVDAVMARVGARVGPVGETEAEIFYYTHRERFHSPETRSARHILITINDEFPDNRREVAERRIGEIARRLAAKPERFAEQAMKHSECPTALNGGLLGEVPRGELYPQLDAALFALPEGGISAVVESELGFHLVLCEQVKPERTLPWAEVAESLCKRLTEERARRETKSWLQALMAGAAAS, from the coding sequence ATGAACACCATGGCTTACTACGAGCTGCAGGCCGCGCACAGCCTGTTCGGCAAGGCGGCCGGCGCGCTGGACGAGCGCGAGAGCCGCAAGGTACGCGCGGTGGCCGAGCGCTACGCGGAAATCGAAGCCGCGGTGCTCGGCAGCGAGGAGGCGCGCGGGGTCTGCCTGCAGCCCGAGGCGGTGGCCGACGCCGAAGCCGAGATCCGCGAGCGCTACGACGACGACACCGCCTTCGACGCCGCACTGGACGATGCCGGCCTGAACCGCCAACGCCTGCACGCCGCCCTGCAACGCAGCCTGCTGGTGGACGCGGTGATGGCCCGCGTGGGCGCGCGCGTCGGCCCGGTGGGCGAGACCGAGGCGGAGATCTTCTACTACACCCACCGCGAACGCTTCCACAGCCCGGAAACGCGCAGCGCGCGCCACATCCTGATCACCATCAACGACGAATTCCCCGACAACCGCCGCGAGGTGGCCGAGCGGCGCATCGGCGAAATCGCCCGCCGCCTGGCGGCCAAGCCGGAGCGCTTCGCCGAACAGGCGATGAAACACTCGGAATGCCCCACGGCGCTCAACGGCGGCCTGCTCGGCGAAGTGCCGCGCGGCGAACTCTACCCGCAACTGGACGCCGCGCTGTTCGCGCTGCCTGAAGGCGGCATCAGCGCGGTGGTGGAGTCGGAGCTGGGCTTCCATCTGGTGCTGTGCGAACAGGTCAAGCCCGAACGCACCCTGCCGTGGGCGGAAGTAGCCGAATCGCTGTGCAAGCGCCTCACCGAGGAACGCGCGCGGCGCGAGACGAAGAGCTGGCTGCAAGCTTTGATGGCGGGCGCGGCGGCAAGCTGA
- the recC gene encoding exodeoxyribonuclease V subunit gamma: MFAVAFSNRFETLLELLLARLAEERPGPFGRRELVVPNSAIRRRIELAVAEREGVAADLQFDFLAQWLWQQIGRVVPTVEARSPYAPALLAWRIFGLLGEGGWVAAHPRLAGYLAAADARMRFELAERIARVFDHYLTYRPRWLAAWAEGRSALGGREADEAQRADEAWQAELWRRIQAAMPQRREHPAAAFLRAVTAMDEGELAGLGLPRTVHVVGLPALPPLYLDMLRELARVVDVQLYTLNPCREYWFDVVDARRLSWLAARQQDMFLDTGNRLLAAWGRQTQAHIDLLFEGEYEVEEEAVFVDHPGGHLLAQIHNAILDLNELEAGGVALADDDRSVEVHVCHSRTRELEVLHDRLLGLFAADPALRPEDVLVLTPDLESAAPLIEAVFGTAPAARRMPWRITGLGGTRENAVAQALDALLALVAGRFPASRVFDLLQQPAVAARFDLDVDALETVHEWMREAGIRWGLRAADAEHATAHTLEEGLHRLFLAWAAGEAASAAPFAGRVGAGRPEGGDGLALGRFWRYAETLRTLRDQLLRPQDAAGWQRSLNDALDRLVADDARWADELREVRAAIAALAADIGAAGLAEALPLDVVRPALAARLDDPARGGVPGGAVTFSAMATLRGLPYKVVAIVGLDRDAFPGSDRAAEFDLMAAFPAKGDRQRRVDDRNLFLDLLLAAREVLHLSYTGRSVRDGAELPPSVLVDELLDLLAEACASDPANPDALAAARRRLTVAHPLQAFSADYFLPDAGRDPRLASYHEEYAAALAARLGAAAAPAEIAPPAASGDEADDAGDDNAADSDPAAPFFAAPLPAPDAAWRNVSLLQLTRFYRNPCRYLLRERLGLDLPEGEEELADVEPFLPDWPARQALAARLVPVLLEADTADDDALLALARAGAEYPAGALGEDALRGELAAMQAYAGRLRAASAGERLPAHELRLALTLDGEAWELSAAFTDLRPGGQVRARYDDTRAADYLAAWLAHLALCADPPDGVECVTRGVSRDGDFVLLTVPAADARARLAELVAHYCVGLTRPLHFYPKSAWAYVEGGQNVGAAQRKWSGGQKAAFGEASDPAYRLALRGLAEPLDGEFFDLASEVFGPMMAYLEDARRV, translated from the coding sequence ATGTTCGCCGTCGCCTTCTCCAACCGTTTCGAAACCCTGCTCGAGTTGCTGCTCGCCCGCCTCGCCGAGGAGCGCCCCGGCCCCTTCGGGCGGCGCGAGCTGGTGGTGCCCAACAGCGCCATCCGGCGGCGCATCGAACTGGCGGTGGCGGAGCGCGAGGGCGTTGCCGCCGACCTGCAGTTCGACTTCCTCGCGCAGTGGTTGTGGCAGCAGATCGGCCGCGTGGTGCCCACGGTCGAGGCGCGCTCGCCCTACGCTCCGGCGCTGCTCGCCTGGCGCATCTTCGGTCTGCTGGGCGAGGGCGGCTGGGTGGCGGCACACCCGCGCCTGGCCGGCTACCTGGCCGCGGCCGATGCACGCATGCGTTTCGAGCTCGCCGAACGCATCGCGCGGGTGTTCGACCACTACCTCACCTACCGCCCGCGCTGGCTGGCGGCCTGGGCCGAAGGGCGCAGCGCGCTCGGCGGGCGCGAGGCCGATGAGGCCCAGCGCGCCGACGAAGCCTGGCAGGCCGAGCTGTGGCGCCGCATCCAGGCCGCCATGCCGCAGCGCCGCGAGCACCCGGCGGCGGCCTTCCTGCGCGCGGTCACGGCGATGGACGAGGGCGAACTGGCCGGGCTCGGCCTGCCGCGCACCGTGCACGTGGTCGGCCTGCCGGCGTTGCCGCCGCTCTACCTCGACATGCTGCGCGAACTCGCACGCGTGGTGGACGTGCAGCTCTACACCCTGAACCCCTGCCGCGAATACTGGTTCGACGTGGTCGACGCGCGCCGTCTGTCCTGGCTCGCCGCCCGCCAGCAGGACATGTTCCTCGACACCGGCAACCGCCTGCTGGCCGCCTGGGGGCGGCAGACCCAGGCGCATATCGACCTGCTGTTCGAGGGCGAGTACGAGGTCGAGGAAGAAGCGGTCTTCGTCGACCATCCCGGCGGCCACCTGCTCGCCCAGATCCATAACGCCATCCTCGACCTGAACGAACTCGAAGCGGGCGGCGTGGCGCTGGCGGATGACGACCGCAGCGTCGAGGTGCACGTGTGCCACTCGCGCACCCGCGAGCTCGAAGTGCTGCACGACCGCCTGCTCGGCCTGTTCGCCGCCGACCCCGCGCTGCGCCCGGAGGACGTCCTCGTCCTCACCCCGGACCTCGAATCCGCCGCGCCGTTGATCGAGGCGGTGTTCGGCACCGCGCCGGCCGCGCGCCGCATGCCGTGGCGCATTACCGGCCTGGGCGGCACCCGCGAGAACGCCGTCGCCCAGGCGCTCGACGCGCTGCTCGCGCTGGTGGCCGGGCGCTTCCCGGCCAGCCGGGTGTTCGACCTGCTGCAGCAGCCCGCGGTGGCCGCGCGCTTCGACCTCGACGTGGATGCGCTGGAGACCGTGCATGAGTGGATGCGCGAGGCCGGCATCCGCTGGGGCCTGCGTGCTGCGGATGCGGAGCACGCCACCGCCCACACGCTGGAAGAGGGCCTGCACCGCCTTTTCCTCGCCTGGGCCGCCGGCGAGGCGGCCAGCGCCGCGCCTTTCGCGGGGCGGGTGGGTGCCGGCCGGCCGGAAGGCGGCGACGGCCTGGCGCTCGGGCGTTTCTGGCGCTATGCGGAGACCCTGCGCACGCTGCGCGACCAGTTGCTGCGACCGCAGGACGCAGCCGGCTGGCAGCGCAGCCTCAACGACGCGCTCGACCGCCTGGTGGCCGACGACGCCCGCTGGGCCGACGAGCTGCGCGAAGTGCGCGCCGCCATTGCCGCGTTGGCCGCCGACATCGGCGCCGCCGGGCTGGCCGAGGCCCTGCCGCTGGACGTGGTGCGCCCGGCGCTGGCCGCTCGGCTGGACGACCCGGCGCGCGGTGGCGTGCCGGGCGGCGCGGTCACCTTCTCGGCGATGGCCACGCTGCGCGGTCTGCCTTACAAGGTGGTGGCCATCGTCGGCCTCGACCGCGACGCCTTCCCGGGCAGCGACCGTGCGGCGGAGTTCGACCTGATGGCCGCCTTTCCGGCCAAGGGCGACCGCCAGCGCCGGGTGGACGACCGCAACCTCTTCCTCGACCTGCTGCTCGCCGCGCGCGAGGTGCTGCACCTGTCCTACACCGGGCGCAGCGTGCGCGACGGCGCCGAGCTGCCGCCCTCGGTGCTGGTCGATGAACTGCTCGACCTGCTCGCCGAAGCCTGCGCGAGCGACCCGGCCAACCCCGACGCGCTCGCCGCCGCGCGCCGCCGGCTCACCGTGGCGCATCCGCTGCAGGCCTTCTCGGCCGACTACTTCCTGCCGGACGCCGGGCGCGACCCGCGCCTGGCCAGCTACCACGAGGAATACGCCGCCGCGCTCGCCGCCCGCCTGGGCGCGGCCGCCGCGCCGGCAGAGATCGCCCCGCCCGCCGCCAGCGGGGACGAGGCCGACGATGCCGGGGACGACAACGCCGCGGACAGCGACCCCGCCGCGCCCTTCTTTGCCGCGCCGTTGCCCGCGCCGGATGCCGCCTGGCGCAATGTGTCGCTGCTCCAGCTCACCCGCTTCTATCGCAATCCCTGCCGTTACCTGCTGCGCGAGCGCCTCGGCCTGGACCTGCCCGAGGGTGAGGAGGAACTCGCCGACGTCGAGCCCTTCCTGCCCGACTGGCCGGCCCGCCAGGCGCTGGCTGCCCGTCTGGTGCCTGTGCTTCTGGAAGCGGACACGGCCGACGACGACGCCCTGCTGGCGCTCGCCCGTGCCGGCGCCGAGTACCCGGCCGGCGCGCTGGGCGAGGACGCGCTGCGCGGCGAACTGGCCGCCATGCAGGCCTACGCCGGCCGCCTGCGCGCGGCCAGCGCGGGCGAACGCCTGCCGGCGCACGAACTGCGCCTCGCGCTGACGCTGGACGGGGAAGCCTGGGAATTGAGCGCCGCCTTCACCGATTTGCGCCCTGGCGGCCAGGTGCGTGCTCGCTACGACGACACCCGCGCCGCCGATTACCTCGCCGCCTGGCTCGCCCATCTCGCGCTGTGCGCCGACCCGCCGGACGGGGTGGAATGCGTCACCCGCGGGGTGTCGCGCGACGGCGACTTCGTCCTGCTCACCGTGCCGGCGGCAGATGCGCGTGCACGCCTGGCGGAGCTGGTCGCCCACTACTGCGTCGGGCTGACGCGTCCGCTGCACTTCTACCCCAAGTCGGCCTGGGCCTACGTGGAGGGCGGGCAGAACGTCGGCGCGGCGCAGCGCAAATGGAGCGGCGGGCAGAAGGCGGCGTTCGGCGAAGCCAGCGACCCCGCCTATCGCCTCGCGCTGCGCGGGCTGGCGGAGCCGTTGGACGGGGAGTTCTTCGACCTGGCCAGCGAGGTGTTCGGGCCGATGATGGCCTACCTGGAAGACGCGCGGCGAGTGTAG
- a CDS encoding DUF4870 family protein produces the protein MTEITIVDEREKANKTVATIIYALYAASLVIGITGLVAIVMNYVKRGEVAGSWLESHFRWQIRTFWFSLLWAVIGMVTAFLVVGWAILLADLVWFIYRIVKGWLRLNDNKPMYAD, from the coding sequence ATGACCGAGATCACCATCGTCGACGAACGCGAGAAGGCCAACAAGACCGTCGCCACCATCATCTACGCGCTGTACGCCGCCTCGCTGGTGATCGGCATCACCGGGCTGGTGGCCATCGTGATGAACTACGTCAAGCGCGGCGAGGTGGCCGGCAGCTGGCTGGAGAGCCACTTCCGCTGGCAGATCCGCACCTTCTGGTTCAGCCTGCTGTGGGCGGTGATCGGCATGGTCACCGCCTTCCTGGTGGTGGGCTGGGCGATCCTGCTGGCCGACCTGGTGTGGTTCATCTACCGCATCGTCAAGGGCTGGCTGCGCCTGAACGACAACAAGCCGATGTACGCCGACTGA
- the yidD gene encoding membrane protein insertion efficiency factor YidD, with amino-acid sequence MNPVRSLLRGLIRGYQLFISPLLGPRCRFYPTCSHYAIEALDTHGVLKGSWLALRRILRCHPWNPGGFDPVPPRAGETCGCGHEHKPPL; translated from the coding sequence ATGAACCCGGTGCGCAGCCTGCTGCGCGGGCTGATCCGCGGCTACCAGCTCTTCATCAGTCCGCTGCTCGGGCCGCGCTGCCGCTTCTATCCGACCTGTTCGCACTACGCCATCGAAGCGCTCGACACCCACGGCGTGCTCAAGGGTTCCTGGCTCGCCCTGCGCCGCATCCTGCGCTGCCACCCGTGGAACCCGGGCGGCTTCGACCCGGTGCCGCCGCGCGCCGGCGAGACCTGCGGCTGCGGGCACGAGCACAAGCCGCCCCTGTAG
- a CDS encoding CobW family GTP-binding protein, producing the protein MAADVPAGSAPASAADRRIPVTVLTGFLGAGKTTLLNWLLAQPGLDSAAVLINEFGEVGVDHLLVEKVDDTLVLLDSGCICCSVQGDLVRALKNLFMRALRREIPPVGRVLIETTGLADPAPVIHTLMEEPFIAERYRCDGVVTAVDTTHALDQLGAQREAVRQVAMADRLLLTKCDLADDDARATLAARLAELNPGAPQIEVRQGVPAEGGVDALFGCGLYSAAGKLPDVAAWLGEERARRLEAERAARSAPMAWRKGAPPARPAAAPARHDEGVSSYVIRFDEALQWYGFSDALGLILQVYGERILRVKGVLNVEGDPLPRVVQCVQHVAYPPTSLPAWPQTGPLSDRRSRLVFIVRDLPRSEVEVILASLAGQAPSAEAA; encoded by the coding sequence ATGGCGGCTGATGTACCGGCCGGGAGCGCGCCGGCGTCCGCTGCGGACCGGCGCATCCCGGTCACCGTCCTGACCGGCTTCCTCGGGGCCGGCAAGACCACCCTGCTGAACTGGCTGCTCGCGCAGCCGGGTCTGGACAGCGCTGCGGTGCTGATCAACGAGTTCGGCGAAGTCGGCGTCGACCACCTGCTGGTCGAAAAGGTCGACGACACCCTGGTGCTGCTCGACTCCGGCTGCATCTGCTGCAGCGTGCAGGGCGACCTGGTGCGCGCGCTCAAGAATCTCTTCATGCGCGCGCTGCGCCGCGAGATTCCCCCGGTCGGCCGCGTGCTGATCGAAACCACCGGCCTGGCCGACCCGGCCCCGGTGATCCATACCCTGATGGAAGAGCCTTTCATCGCCGAGCGCTACCGCTGCGACGGCGTGGTCACCGCGGTGGACACCACCCACGCGCTCGACCAGCTCGGCGCCCAGCGCGAGGCGGTGCGCCAGGTGGCGATGGCCGACCGTCTGCTGCTCACCAAATGCGACCTGGCCGATGACGACGCCCGCGCGACGCTGGCCGCGCGGTTGGCCGAACTCAACCCCGGGGCACCGCAGATCGAGGTACGCCAGGGCGTGCCGGCCGAAGGCGGCGTCGATGCGCTGTTCGGCTGCGGACTCTACAGCGCGGCCGGCAAGCTGCCGGACGTGGCTGCCTGGTTGGGCGAGGAACGTGCCCGCCGGCTGGAGGCCGAACGCGCCGCCCGCAGCGCGCCGATGGCCTGGCGCAAGGGCGCGCCGCCGGCCCGCCCGGCGGCCGCGCCTGCGCGCCACGACGAAGGCGTGTCGAGCTACGTCATCCGCTTCGACGAAGCGCTGCAGTGGTACGGCTTCTCTGACGCGCTCGGGCTCATCCTGCAGGTCTACGGCGAGCGCATCCTGCGCGTGAAAGGCGTGCTCAACGTGGAAGGCGACCCGCTCCCGCGCGTGGTGCAATGCGTGCAGCACGTCGCCTATCCGCCCACCAGCCTGCCGGCCTGGCCGCAGACCGGGCCGCTGAGCGACCGGCGCAGCCGGCTGGTGTTCATCGTGCGCGACCTGCCCAGGAGCGAGGTCGAGGTCATCCTCGCCAGCCTCGCCGGCCAGGCCCCGTCCGCCGAGGCCGCCTGA